TCCGTCAGCACGGGCTGGGCGGACAGAAGCCGGGACAACGCCTCGCGGTTCGCCTGTTCGATGTCCACCATGGTCGTTCCTCCTTACCCTCTCTTCAGCTTCCGCAGCTTCGCCAGCAGATCCGAACTGGCCTGGGGGGGGGTCCATTCCATCTGCACCACCCGGGTCTTCTGGGCCTCCAGGTCCGTGGCGAACTGCTCCACCCCGATGTTCACCACCACCGGCCCCTCCTTGAGCAGGGCCTTCAGCTTCTCGTGCACCGTCCTCACCCCTTCAGCAGGTACGCCGCCAAGCGGGCCGCCTGGGCGTTGCTGTGGCACACCGTCACCCCCGCCTCCTCCAGGATGCGGCGCTGCCGCGCCCCGTCCTGGGGATCCGCCTCGGTGCCGCAGATGGAGGCCACGAAGGCGATGCGGTCCTTCCCCAGGGCCCGGGCCTTGAGGATCCCCTCCACCAGCCCCGTGGCGGGGTCGGGGTTGCAGCCGTAGCCGATGACCACGTCGAAGAGGATCACCCCCACCTCCGGGTCCTTGGCCTCCTCCTCGAACCGGGCGGCCCGCAGGGACACGTCGATCATGGGATGCAGCCGCCCCTGGGTGAACTCGTCCTCCCCGAAGTCCACGATGGAGTGTTCCACCGAGGCCAGGCTGTCCTCCAGGCGCAGCTCCTTCTTCAGGGGGGTGTTGCTGTGGATGGGCCCCAGCAGGTCCTGGGCGATGAGCTGGGCCTCGTAGCACAGGGTGCCGCCGGAGTAGAGCCCCCGGAGCCACCCCTTGCGGGGGCCGATCTTCCCCGCCAGGGCCTTGAGGGCATCGTCCGCCTCCGCCAGGCTTCGGCGGGCGGAGGCCACGTCCTCCCCCTTGGCCAGGGCGGCGGCCACCGCGGCGGTCTCCTCCAGCTCCCGGCAGATGTACACCGGGGGCTGGTCCCCCCGAGCCTCCCCGCCGATGAACCCCAGGACGGCGGGTTTCCCCCCCGCCCGAACCTGGGCCAGGATCTTTTGCTCCACCTCCGGAGCCGGGGGCTTGCCCACCACCACCAGGACCTTCACCTCGTCGTCCGCCAGGAGGGTCTGGACCCCCATCTCCACCATGAGGCCCCCCACCTCGGCCTTCACGTCCCGGCCGCCGGTTCCGATGCCGTGGAGGGTCCCCACGCCCCGCTTGGCCAGCTGGACGTGTACCTCCTGGAGCCCCGTCCCCGCCGCGGCCACCAGGGACACGGGCCCGGTGGGACAGGCGTTGGCCATGCCCATGGCCACTCCCCGGACGATGATGGTGCCGCAGTCCGGCCCCATCACCAGAAGCCCCTTCTCCCGGGCCACCTTCTTGATCTCCACTTCCTTCTCCAGGGACACGTTGTCGGAGTAGAGCATCACGTTCAGGTCCCGCCCCAGACACTCCAAGGCCACGTCCCCGGCGTAGCGCCCCGCCACGGAGACGATGGCCAGGTTGGCCTCCGGCAGCACCGTCACCGCTCCGTCCAGACTTCGGGGCCGGTAGGTCCCTCCGTCGTCCTGGTTCTGCCGCCAGGGCGGGTTGGCCAGGTAGGCCTTGGCGGTGGACAGGGCCTCCTCCAGGACCGACTCCTCCCCGGCCACCGCCAGGATCAGGTCGTTGGGTCCGGCTTCCAGCCCCGTCAGGTCGAAGCCCCCCGCCGCCAGGATCCGCAGGTTCGCCTCCGTGCCCATGGACAGGGAGGCGCTCTTGACCCCTTCCCGAGCGGTGATTTCCTTGGCCACCCTCATGAGGGTGACGCTGTCGTAGTAGGTGCGGGCGATCACTTCCAAGCGCTGCAAGCGCGGTCACCTCCCGGTGCGGCCCCGAGGGCCGTCCCTTCCCCCCTAGCGGGGGGCTGTTGCGTCAAACCTCCCCAGTGCCCCGGCGAATCCCGCCAGCCAGGCCCTTCCGGAGGTGTGTCCCCAATCCGTCATGGCCGAGACGGCCCGGAGCACCGCCTCCCCGTCCTCCCCCTCCAGGGCGGCCGTCAGGGCCGCCGGACGGGCCCAGGCGAGCCCCTCCAGGGCGTCCCGGATCACCTCTCCCGCCAGCCAGGCGGTGCACCCCGGATCGAACCGTCTTCCCAGCTCCCCCCGGGCACGAAGGCTCTCGGGGGAACCGATCCACCCCAGGGCCACCAGCCACCCCGCGATCCAGTCGTCCCCCGCGGGGGTGTGCCCCGGCCCCAGGCCCGCCAGGGTCAGGGGGTCCTCCTCCCGCAGGGCTTCCCCCAAGACCCGAAGCTCCGGGTCCTCCAGGAAGACGGGCCATTCCTCCCACAGGGGCCGCCACCGGGGGCGGGGCCTCCCCGGACGGATGCGGGGGTCGAAGCGAAGCCCCTCCTCCCCCCTCGGGAGGTCCGGTCCCGGCTCCCCCTCCCGAAGCTCCGGCAGAAGGCTCAGCCAGGCTGTCCGGGGCCCCAGGTCCCTAGGGTCCGTCACCAGGCTGAAGCGCCTCCCCCGGGGGTCTTCAAGGTTCACCGCCCGGCGGTGCGCCTCCCGCACCCGAAGGGGCGGGGGAACGTCCGGCCAGTCGACGCTGACCCCCAGGAGGACCGGGGTGTCCACCTAAATGGCCCCCTCCTCCCGCAGCTTCCGGATCTCCTCCTCCGACATCCCCAGGAGGCCGCCGTAGATCGCCCCCACGTGCTCCCCCAACAGGGGAGCGGGACCGGCGATGGACGCAGGGGTCTCGGAGAACTTGATGGGCACCCCGGGCATCTTCAGTTCCCCCGCCACGGGATGAGCCACCGGGACGATCATCTCCCGAGCCAGCACCTGAGGGTCCGACACCACCTTGTCGATGGTGTTGATGGGGCCGCAGGGCACCTGCACCGCCATCAGGGCCTCCATCCACTGGGCCGTGGTCTTCCCCTGGGTCTGGGCGTTCAGGATCGCCTTGAGGGCGAGCCAGTTCTCGATGCGGTCCCGGTTCGTGAGGAACCGGGGGTCCGCGGCGGTCTCGGGGATTCCCAGGACCTCGCACAGGCGGGCCCACAGCACGTCGTTCCCCGCGGCGATGTTGATGAACCCGTCGGCGCTCTCGAAGGTGGCGAAGGGGCAGATGGAGGGATGGTCGTTCCCGATGGGGCCCGGAGCCACGCCGCTGGTCTCGTACCGGGCCACGGCGTTCTCCAGGGTGGCCACCAGGCAGTCCAGCATGGCCACGTCCACCATCTGGCCCCGGCCGGTGAGGTCCCGGTGGTGCAGCGCCGCCAGGATCCCCGTGACCGCGAAGATCCCCGCCAGGATGTCCGCCATGGAGGACCCCACCTTGAGGGGGTGCTTCGGGTCCGTCCCGGTGATGCTCTGAAGCCCCCCCATGCCCTGGACGATGAGGTCGTAGGCGGGGCGGTCGCTGTAGGGCCCCGTCTGGCCGAAACCCGAGCTGGCGGCGTAGATGAGCCGGGGGTTCACCCGGGAGAGAACGTCGTAGTCCAGCCCCAGCTTCTTCATGGTGCCGGGCTTGTAGTTCTCCACCAGGATGTCCGCCCGCGCCGCCAGTTCCTTGAGGATGCGCTTCCCCTCGGGGTGCTTCAGGTTGAGGGTGACGCTCTCCTTGCCCCGATTGAGGCTCATGAAGTAGGCGCTCTCCCCGTTTTGGAAGGGGGTGTAGGCCCGGGCGTCGTCCCCCCCCTGGGGGTTCTCCACCTTGATGACCCGTGCCCCCATGTCCGCCAGCATCATGCCCGCAAAGGGCCCCGCCAGCACCCGGGTCAGGTCCAGCACCACCAGTCCTTCCAGGGGCTTCTTCCTCTCCGTCATGGCCTCTACCTCCCGTAGGGGATGCGTCTTGCCGGCTCGAAGGCGCAGCGGCCTTCGTGCAGGATGCCCTCGTAGCTTCCCAGGTTCCGGTCCTCCACGTGGTCGAACCACTGCTCCGAGGAGCCGCAGGGGACCACCTTCCGCAAGGGGTCCGGGTCCAGCTCAGCCCAGATGTACTCCTCGCTGGCCCGGGCCTGGGCCAGCTTCACCGCCGTGGGGTGCACGATCATGGAACCGCCGAAGTAGAAGGACCCCGACTCGTCCCGCCCCACGGTGTTGGTGGCGATCCAGTACACGTGGTTGTCGTAGGCCCGGGCCCGGTTGGTCAGGTCCCAGTGGTCGAAGGTGCGCATGAACGCCGAGGGCCGGCAGATGACCTCCGCCCCCAGCAGGGTGGTGGCCCGGGCCAGCTCCGGGAAGTCCCCGTCGTAGCAGATCACGATGCCGATGCGCCCCAGGGGGGTGTCGACACAGAAGGGCCTGCACCCCGGGGTGGTCCAGCCGCCCCCCTCCAGGCGCTCCGTGGGAAAGGGGTGGGTCTTCCGGTAGACCCCGAGGATTCCGTCGGGGCCGATGAGGGCGGCGGAGTTGTACACCACCCCGCGCTCCTCCCCCCGCTCATAGGTGGGGTACACCAGGTGGATGCCGAACTGCCGAGCCCAGCGCACCCCCACATCCGTCAGGGGACCCGGGATGGAGGTCACCGCATCCCAGATGTCCGAGGCGGTCCCCCGGGGGGTGAACCCCGTGGTGAAGCTCTCCGGCAGTACCACCAAGTCCGCCTTGGATTCCCGAACGCAGGCGTCGATCCACCCCTCCGCCTTCTCCAGGTTGGCCCGCACATCCATGGGCTCAATGGCGAACTGGATCGCCGCCCCGATCATTCGTCGCATCAAGAACGTCCTCCTCGTGAATTGAGGTTCTTGTCACTCATCCACATCGACCCGGGCAACCCACGCCATCGTCCCGACGCGCCAGCCCCCGTGGAAGGGGAAAGGGGACTTCGTGCCGAACATTCCATGCCCCTTCGCCAGGTTACCCCTCAAGGCCGTGAAGCCGAAGGGGACAAAACCCCGATGAAGAGGCAGCACCGCGACGTTTCTCCCCCCTTACCGGCCACGGACCCGCTTGCGGATCCTCGCACCACACCTACAATACCCGTTAGGGAGAGGAGCGCACATGGCAACAGGTGACATGTTTCCACCGCGCCCCGGGCAACTCTCTCCATATTGGACCTGAATTCACATGAAGGAGGACAGGCCATGATCGCCGCAGACCTTCTGCGTCACCACCTCTTTCCGGACTTCGAGCTGCTGGGAGGAAGCGGGGGGCTCAACCGGGAACTCTCGTCGGTGTCCGTCATCGACGCCCCGGACGTGGACCGCTGGATGCGGGGGGGGGAGTTCCTCATCGGAAGCGGGTACATCTTCCGGGAGGACCCGGAGGGGTTCGCTCCCTTCCTGCGAAGGGTGGAGGAAAAGGGCATCGCCGCCCTGGGGATCAAGTTGGACCGCTACCACCACCAGCTTCCGGGAAGCATGGTGGCGGAGTCGGACTCCCTGAACCTTCCCCTGGTGGCCATCCCCCTGAACTACCGATGGACCGACGTCATCGAGGGGGTTCAGGCCTTCCTGTTCCAGGAAAAACGCCGGGGGGACCAGGCCCAGGAAGACCTGGGGAGCTTCTGGGAGGAGGGACTGGACCTGCGGCGCCTCCTCTCCGGCTTCGCCCTGCGCCTCGGGCTTCCCCTGGTGGTGCAGTCCACCCAGCTGGGGCTGAACCACCAGTTCCTCCCCGACGGCCGCATCGAGGGAGCCGACCAGGTGCAGGCCTTCCTGAAAACCCCGGTGGTGCAGGAGAAGGGACTCCCCCGGCGGGGGCAGATCCTGGAGAATCTGGAGCTGCGCAACAGCGGGGTGCTCCAGTGGTGCGCCGTGTACCGCTTCGTGGCGGACACCCCCCTGACCCTGCACCTGGGTCTGAGCGCCGGGGAGCAGACCCCCTCCACCCGGCAGGAGCGCATGGTCCTGCGCGCCCTCACCCTGCTTCGGGCGGCGGCCCTGGAAGTGGCCACCCTGTCGGACCGATGGGTGGTGAAGAAGGAGAAGTTTTTCGAGGGGCTGTGCCTGGAGATCTACAACGACCCGGAGATGGTCCGGGCCAATCTGGAGGAGCTGGGGGTCGCCCTGCCCCGCCGGGGGTGCATCGTGGTGGCCTCCTCCAGTCGGGAGGCGGAGCCCCCCCGATGGGTTCCCCCGGAGGCGGTGTTCAGCCACCGCCTGGGGGATCAGTGGACGGGGCTTCTGCCCCTGCCGGACCCGGACGGAGCCAAGCGGGACTGGGGACAGAAGGCGGAACGGGCGGGGGTCCACCTGGCCCTGGGGGGCACGGTGCAGACCCCCCTGGAGATCAGCCGATCCTACCAGGAGGCCAAGCGCACCTCCAACTGGCTTCGGGAGTTCTCCCTGCCCCCGGGGGTCTACCTCCACGAGGAGCTGTCCCTCTACGCCCTCCTGGACAGCCTGGCCCGCCTCCCGGAAGCCCGGGGGGTCTACCGGCGCTATTGGGAACCCCTGCTGGCGGAGCCGACGGGGGGAAGGCGGAGCCTGCCCCTGCGGGAGCTGGCGAAGGCCCTCATCCAGACGGACTTCAACGCCCGCCTCTGCGCCCAGAACCTGCACCTGCACTACAACACGGTGCGCAACCATCTGGAGGACCTGGAGGGCCTGCTGGACCTGGATCTGTCCAACCCCCACCACCGTCTGGGGCTGATCCTGGCCAGCCACATCCACGGCTCCTTCCAGAAGCGCGGGGGGGAAGGCTAGGGTCTCCCCCCCGCCCTCACCCGACGAAGCATCGCCATGCCCCCCAGGAAGAACAGACCCAGGACGGGCCCGCCCATCCGGAGAGACCCGGTGAGCTGGGCCAGCAGACCGAAGAGGAAGGGCCCCAGGACCCCCGCGAACTTGCTGGACAGATCGTAGAAACCGTAGAGTTCCGCGCTCCGCTCCTTGGGCACCAGGGAGGCGAAGAGGGATCGGGAGAGGGCCTGAGTCCCCCCCTGCACCACCCCCACCCCCAGGGCCAGGACCCAGAAATGCCAGGGCCGGACCACGAAGGGGATGAAGGCGCACAGGGCCAGGTAGCCCCCCAGCCCCGCCAGGAGAACCCGCCGATCCCCCCAGCGTCCGGCGAGTCGGCCGAACAGGATCGTGCAGGGGACCCCCACGAACTGGGTGGCCACCAGGGCTCCCAGGAGGGTCCCCTGTCCCAGCCCCAGGGAGCTGCCGTAGAGCACCCCCATGCGCATGATGGTGCCGATGCCGTCGTTGTAGAGCCAGAAGGCCCCCAGGAACCAGAGCAGGTCCGGCTGGTGCCGCAGCCCCAGGAGGGTGCGCCAGGGACGCCCGTAGGCCGAGGCTCCCCAGGTCTCTCCCGGTTCCCGCGGCGACGGAGGTGGCTCCCCCACGTGGCGCAGGAAGGGCAGGGTGAAGAGCCCCCACCAGAGGGCCACGGACAGAAAGGACAGGCGGAAACCCGCCTCCCCCCAGAAACCAGCCAGGGCGGCGTTGGCCACCAGCAGCGTTCCTCCCCCCAGGTAGCCCAGGGCGTACCCCGCCGAGGAGAGCCCCGCCCGCTCCTCCGGGGCCGCCAGGTGGGGCAGGAAGGAATCGTAGAACACGTTGTTGAAGGAAAACCCCAGGGAACCCAGGGCGAAGAGGGCCAACCCCCAGACCCAATGCCCTTCCCCCAGGAGGCCCATGGCGGCGGAGGCACCTACCCCCAGGGCCGTGGCGGCCAGAAGCGCCCCCTTGCGCCGCCCCGCCCCGTCCGCCAGCGCCCCCAGCCCCGGGGCCAGCAGGGCCGTGAGGAGCATGGAGAGGGCGGAGACGTAGCCCCACCAGGCCAGCACCGAGGAAGCCTCGGCCCCCGCCCCCAGCACCTCCCGATAGTACAGGGGGTACAGCACCGCCAGGATGGTGGTGGCAAAGGCGGAGTTCCCCACGTCCTGGAGGACCCAGGCCCGCCAGTCGAGGCGGCGAAGCAGGTCGCGGAGGATCACGGCGTCCGCCCCCGGGTGGACGATCTGCTCCGGGAGACCCTCAAGGGAGAACCGCCACTCGGGTGCCCCGTCGAACCAGGGGGCGCAGCTTCTGCAAGTCCGCGTTGCGGAGCCGGATGCACCCCTCCGTCACGTCCTTCCCGACGCTGGAAGGGTCGTGGGTTCCGTGGATGCCGATGCCGTCCCAACCCGTCTTCAGCCGGATGAACCAGGGACCGTAGGCTCCGGGGATCTCCCCCTTCCCGTCCCGGAAATCGTGGGTCCAGGCCCGGGAATCCTGGATCCGGACCACCGAGAACTCCCCCTCCGGGGTACGGCGGTCCCCCCGCCTCTGCTTCTGTCCCGGGTTCGACCCCAACGCCACGGGGAAGGCGTCCCAGACGGCCTGCCCCCGAAAGACGACGAGACGGTGCTGCCCCTTCTCGATCTTGAGCCAGACCTCGCCTGCGGGTTCCGCCGCCTCGGAGATCCCCCCCGCGCAGCACACCGCTGCCAGGAGAAACGCCAGCAACCGCACCATACCGCCTCGTCCCCTTCCTATTTCGGAGCCTTCGCCCCGCAGGCCCATCCTAGCGGCACCGGAAGGGTCCTCCAAGGGGAGAAACCCCCAAAAACCCTCCGAGAACGGTACAATGCCCTCGGTCCTCCACCGAGGACCCGCAAGGGAGGGAGCACCCCTGATCCGTCTGCACGACATCCAACTCCGCTTCGGGGAGCGGGTGGTCCTGGACAGCCTGGACTGGAACATCCCCGACCGATCCCGAGTGGCCCTGGTGGGGCCCAACGGGACGGGCAAGACGACGCTGCTGCGCATCCTGGCGGGGCAGGCGGAGCCCGACGACGGCTCCGTGGAGCTGCCCCCCGAGGCGGTGGTGGGCTACCTGCCCCAGGACCTGGTGGAACTGGGCGAGGACACGGTGGTGGAGTACCTGAAGGCCCGGTCGGGCATCGCGGAGGTGGAAGCCCGCCTGGGGGAGCTGGAGCACCGCATCGCCGCCTGCACCTCCGAGGACCCGGAACTGCGGGGACTGACTCTGGAGCACGACCGGCTCCACGGAAGGCTCCACTACGGGGACGGCTACGCCTTCGACGCAGAGGCCCGCAAGGTCCTGGTGGGACTGGGGTTTCGGGACGGAGACGGGGACCGGCCCTGTCCGGACTTCTCCGGAGGCTGGAAGATGCGCATCCTCCTGGCGGCGCTTCTGCTGGCCCGGCCGGACGTGCTGCTTCTGGACGAACCCACGAACCACCTGGACACGGAGAGCATGGAGTGGCTGGAGGGATACCTGCGGGACTTCTCCGGGACCCTGGTGGTGGTGTCCCACGACCGCCGCTTCCTGGACCGGACGGCGGGAAGCATCGCGGAGCTGGCCCGGGGGAAGATCGTCCCCTACTCCTACGGTTACGAGGCCTACCTGCGGGCCCGGGAGGCCCGGGCCGCCCAGCTGGAGAAGGAGCGCCAATCCCGGCAGGAGGAGATCGCCCGGGTGTCCGCCTTCGTGGAGCGGTTCCGGTACAAGGCCTCCAAGGCCGCCCAGGTCCAAAGCCGCATCAAGATGCTGGAGAAGCTGGAGATCGACCCGGAGCAGGAACAGGCCCGGTCGGTGCACATCCGCTTCCCCGAGGCGCCCCGGTGCGCCTACGAGGTGCTCCGGGGGGAGGACCTGGCGAAGCGCTACGGGGACCATCTGGTCTTCCGGGACGTGTCCGTGACCCTGCATCGGGGGGAAAAAGTGGCCCTGGTGGGGATCAACGGGGCGGGCAAATCCACCCTCCTGCGCCTCCTGAGCCAGGGGGAGGACCCCACGGAGGGGACCGTGGAGCTGGGCTCGGGGGTGCGCAAGGGGACCTTCTCCCAGGAGAGCGCCCAGAATCTGCGCTACGCCCACACGGTGTGGGAGGAGGTCTGCTCCACCGGCTCCAAGCTGAACGAACAGGAACGGCGCAACCTCCTGGGGGCCTTCCTCTTCTCCGGGGAGGACATCCACAAACCCGCAGGGGTGCTCTCGGGGGGGGAAAAGTCCCGTCTGGCCCTGCTGAAGCTCCTCCTGTCGGACACGAACCTGCTGATCCTGGACGAGCCCACCAACCACCTGGACCAGAACACCAAGGACCTGTTCCAGCGGGCCCTGCTGCAATACTCCGGGACCATCCTGCTGGTGTCCCACGACCGGTACTTCCTGGACGACCTGGCGGAACGGGTGTTGGAGATCCGGGACGGAAGGCTCTACGACTACCCGGGGAACTACTCCTACTTCGTGGAGAAACGGGCGGCCCAGCTGGCGGAGGAGGCGGGAGCCCTGGCGCCCCAGACCCAGGCCCCTCCCCGCAGCGTCCCCCGGGAGGCGAAACGGGCGGAGGCGGAGGAGCGCAACCGGCTCTACCGGCTGCGCAAGGCCCTCCAGGACCGGCTGGATCCGGTGGAACGGGCCATCGGGGAGGAGGAGGCCCGCAAAACCCAGGTGGAGGCCCTGCTCTGCGATCCGGCGGTGCTGGGGGACTCCTCCCGGGTACAGGACCTGATGAAGGAGCTCAGACTCCTCCAGGAGAGCCTGAAGACCCGCTACGAGGAGTGGGAGGCCCTGAGCCTGGAGATGGAAGCAATCGACTAAGGGGCAGAGGACGTTAGACCGGGTTGCTCTCCTCCAGAAGAGCAACCCGGCTCTTCTGCCTCCTACGAATACTCAAAAAAAGAATGTCAAATTTAAGCACCAGAAATGAAATATTTATCACTAGAACTCCAAGGATCTGCAGGACGTAGGGTAGATTTTGCCATTTTGGGATAATTTCTTGGAGGAACAAATCCATAGAAGTGGACTGAAATTGCGTCATTAGAATACCAAAAGCAATATACACATAGGACAGGACCTGGATGCGAGACTCACGTCGCAATCCCCTTGAAACAACAGGAAAGAGCAAAACCAGAAATACCAATTCGTAAAAGAAGGCCGTCACCGGAACCCATATCATAAGAGGTATGTACGACACAAAACAATCCATTTTATAAAACGAAACGGATTCGACTTTAGCATTATGTGCGTTAATCAAGTCCAACGCGGAATTCAGTACCAGAAATATCAAAAACATGGCCATTCCGTAGCATTTTATCAGTTCAAGATTCTCGTAATTCCCCAACCAAGGGAACCCCTTGAAGAGATAGTAAAATAAACAAAAAACACTTTGTGACGTTTTGTAGTCCAACATGCTGCCTCTCCATTTCAATTTATCAAAGAAATGCATCCACATGTCGGAACCATTCGTCAAGAAGAATAGGACAACAACCGTACCCACCATCGCCAGAGCAGCCTTGCCCTTCTTTGAAATAGCCAATGGCAAAACTAATAGAAATGGATACATTTTTATTGAAGCAGCCAATCCCAACAAGGTTCCCCCCAAAACCATTTCAAACCGATCTTTTCCGGATGATTCTCCATCTTTAAAAACGATACAAAAACCACACGCACACAGAGGAAAAATCAACCACTCTGCATTGAGTCGGTCTAGCAACATATAAAACGGTTGTCCTTCCACCACAAACCAGAAAATCAATACCGATACCAAAAAAGAAAAGGACCTATCAAAACTGGACCTGGCAACCCAATAGCCAGACAAGATGGTTAATATAATATAAGAAACAAAGACCATGTCCCTTGCGTGCTCGTATGTTGCCCAAGAAAATATTCCACCAATAACATAGAGCGAAGGAGGTGGCGTAACTAGCATGGAGATTGAATTATATGGATTTGCACTGCTGGATAATGACTTAAAACCATCCCAATATGCTGAAAAATCAAAAGCCTCTGGCCTCATGGGGTAGGCATAAACCATCCCCTTTTGCACCCATACACCAAAGATCTTAACTATAACGAATAGAAACGCACTTACTGCCACCATATACACTAAAAAAACAGCAAAATCTCGCTCTTCACTCCCAAGACACAACAACCTTCCGCGAACACCCGAAAACAACGCCCTGAGATCTCCCATCCGATTCACCATCTTCCCTCTCCGCCCTACGCGGGCATGCGCCCGTCCCCCCGGACCAGGTCCCCGTTGTCCCTGAAGGACCGGTCCTTCAGGTTCCCCGTCTCCGCCACCAGGTAGAGGGGACGGCCCTTCACCTCCTCGATGATCCGGGCGATGTACTCCCCCATGAGGCCCAGCATGATGAGGATCACCCCGTTGAAGAAGAGGCTCACCGCGATGAGGGAGGTCCAGCCGGGCTGGGTGATGTCCGTGAAGAGCTTCAGGCCGATGTTCACCAGCAGGTAGAGAAAGCTCAGGGCGGAGAGACAGAACCCCATCCAGGTGGCGATCTTCAGGGGCATGGTGAAGGCGGTGATGGCGTCCATGGCCAGGCGCACCATCTTCTTGAGGGGATAGTGGGTCTGTCCGGCGAAGCGGGCGTCCCGGTCGTACTCCACGTAGGTCTGCCGGAACCCCATCCAGGCCACCAGCCCGCGCATGTAGCGGCAGCGTTCGTTCACGTTCTCCAGGAGAATGCGCACGATGCGCCGGTCCAGGAGGCGGAAGTCCCCCGCGTCGGTGGGGATGTCCTGGTTCGCCATGGAGCGCAGAAACCGGTAGAACAGGGAAGCGGTGACCTTCTTGAACCAGGTCTCCCCGGCCCGCTTGAGGCGCTTGCCGTACACCACCTCGTAGCCCTCCCGCCATTTTTCGATCATCTTGGGGATCAGCTCCGGGGGATCCTGGAGGTCCGCGTCGATCACCACCACCGCCCGACCCGCGGAGGCATCCACCCCTGCGGTGATGGCGGCCTGGTGGCCGAAGTTCCGGGAAAAGCCGATGAAGCGCACGTGGGGGTCCCGGGCGGCGAGCTCCCTCAGGATGGCCCGGGTGGCGTCCCGGCTTCCGTCGTCCACGAAGAGCAGTTCGTAGGTGCCCTCCACCCCGTCCATGACCGTCTTGAGCCGTCGGTAGCTCTCGTGGAGCACCTCCTGCTCGTTGTAGGCGGGGATCACCACGGAAAAGTCGATGGTTTCCCGCTCCTGTCGTCCTTCCTGGCTCTGCATGGTCCACCCTCCCGATCCGGCCCGCCCGAGGGGGCCCTCCGCCCTCTCCTCTGCGGGAGCAGGCTTTCTAGCGTTCCTTCACGCCGTAAACCACCGTGTCTCCGTCGTCGTAGAGCTGTTCCAGACAGCCCCCGGGGGTGGAAGCCTCCCGCCGGAGGAGACCGTCGTTCACCCGGTACTCTCTCCGCGTATCCCTGTCCACCAGGACGTAGCGGATCCGGTTCTCTCGAAGCAGCGCCTCCAGGCGTTCCGGAACCGTTCCCTCCAGGACCTCCTTCACCACCCGGTCCCGCGTCGCCGTGTCGTACCCGGCACTCCAGGTGTAGTACTGCCAGCCGTTGAAGAGCTTCCTCCCCGCCGCCAGGACGGGGTGCATGTAGTAGTTCTTGGACAGGATGACCCCGTTGGGATCCAGGTGCTCCTGGGCCCAGAGCTTGAGGGGGGCCTTCTCCTGGATCGCTATGGCCCGTTCCGGGACGTTCTTGTTGTGCAGGGCCAACAGGTCCACCACCCCCGTGGAGAGGAGCACCGCCACCAGCCCCCATGCGGCAAACCACGTCTTCCGGAAGCGCATCATCTCCCCCAGGAGGAAAGCCACCAGAACGTTCCCCACCAGGACCGCGATAAAGAGGTATTTGTGGTTCACGTTGATGTCGGGGGTCAGGCTGACGGCGTTGGCGAAGACCAGGGGAGCCGCGGCGGCGAGGGCGAAACACCCCCGCCCGCGGAAGGGGGCGCAGAGCAGGGCAACCAACCCCACCGCCGGGAGGATGCCGAAAAGCTCCACGTAGTAGAAGATCAGCCCCTTCAGGGTCTTCTCCGGGGTCAGGAACCCCAGGTA
The sequence above is drawn from the Aminomonas paucivorans DSM 12260 genome and encodes:
- a CDS encoding MFS transporter; translated protein: MILRDLLRRLDWRAWVLQDVGNSAFATTILAVLYPLYYREVLGAGAEASSVLAWWGYVSALSMLLTALLAPGLGALADGAGRRKGALLAATALGVGASAAMGLLGEGHWVWGLALFALGSLGFSFNNVFYDSFLPHLAAPEERAGLSSAGYALGYLGGGTLLVANAALAGFWGEAGFRLSFLSVALWWGLFTLPFLRHVGEPPPSPREPGETWGASAYGRPWRTLLGLRHQPDLLWFLGAFWLYNDGIGTIMRMGVLYGSSLGLGQGTLLGALVATQFVGVPCTILFGRLAGRWGDRRVLLAGLGGYLALCAFIPFVVRPWHFWVLALGVGVVQGGTQALSRSLFASLVPKERSAELYGFYDLSSKFAGVLGPFLFGLLAQLTGSLRMGGPVLGLFFLGGMAMLRRVRAGGRP
- a CDS encoding glycosyltransferase family 87 protein, whose product is MVNRMGDLRALFSGVRGRLLCLGSEERDFAVFLVYMVAVSAFLFVIVKIFGVWVQKGMVYAYPMRPEAFDFSAYWDGFKSLSSSANPYNSISMLVTPPPSLYVIGGIFSWATYEHARDMVFVSYIILTILSGYWVARSSFDRSFSFLVSVLIFWFVVEGQPFYMLLDRLNAEWLIFPLCACGFCIVFKDGESSGKDRFEMVLGGTLLGLAASIKMYPFLLVLPLAISKKGKAALAMVGTVVVLFFLTNGSDMWMHFFDKLKWRGSMLDYKTSQSVFCLFYYLFKGFPWLGNYENLELIKCYGMAMFLIFLVLNSALDLINAHNAKVESVSFYKMDCFVSYIPLMIWVPVTAFFYELVFLVLLFPVVSRGLRRESRIQVLSYVYIAFGILMTQFQSTSMDLFLQEIIPKWQNLPYVLQILGVLVINISFLVLKFDILFLSIRRRQKSRVALLEESNPV
- a CDS encoding glycosyltransferase family 2 protein; this translates as MQSQEGRQERETIDFSVVIPAYNEQEVLHESYRRLKTVMDGVEGTYELLFVDDGSRDATRAILRELAARDPHVRFIGFSRNFGHQAAITAGVDASAGRAVVVIDADLQDPPELIPKMIEKWREGYEVVYGKRLKRAGETWFKKVTASLFYRFLRSMANQDIPTDAGDFRLLDRRIVRILLENVNERCRYMRGLVAWMGFRQTYVEYDRDARFAGQTHYPLKKMVRLAMDAITAFTMPLKIATWMGFCLSALSFLYLLVNIGLKLFTDITQPGWTSLIAVSLFFNGVILIMLGLMGEYIARIIEEVKGRPLYLVAETGNLKDRSFRDNGDLVRGDGRMPA
- a CDS encoding L,D-transpeptidase, with translation MVRLLAFLLAAVCCAGGISEAAEPAGEVWLKIEKGQHRLVVFRGQAVWDAFPVALGSNPGQKQRRGDRRTPEGEFSVVRIQDSRAWTHDFRDGKGEIPGAYGPWFIRLKTGWDGIGIHGTHDPSSVGKDVTEGCIRLRNADLQKLRPLVRRGTRVAVLP
- a CDS encoding ABC transporter ATP-binding protein, coding for MPSVLHRGPAREGAPLIRLHDIQLRFGERVVLDSLDWNIPDRSRVALVGPNGTGKTTLLRILAGQAEPDDGSVELPPEAVVGYLPQDLVELGEDTVVEYLKARSGIAEVEARLGELEHRIAACTSEDPELRGLTLEHDRLHGRLHYGDGYAFDAEARKVLVGLGFRDGDGDRPCPDFSGGWKMRILLAALLLARPDVLLLDEPTNHLDTESMEWLEGYLRDFSGTLVVVSHDRRFLDRTAGSIAELARGKIVPYSYGYEAYLRAREARAAQLEKERQSRQEEIARVSAFVERFRYKASKAAQVQSRIKMLEKLEIDPEQEQARSVHIRFPEAPRCAYEVLRGEDLAKRYGDHLVFRDVSVTLHRGEKVALVGINGAGKSTLLRLLSQGEDPTEGTVELGSGVRKGTFSQESAQNLRYAHTVWEEVCSTGSKLNEQERRNLLGAFLFSGEDIHKPAGVLSGGEKSRLALLKLLLSDTNLLILDEPTNHLDQNTKDLFQRALLQYSGTILLVSHDRYFLDDLAERVLEIRDGRLYDYPGNYSYFVEKRAAQLAEEAGALAPQTQAPPRSVPREAKRAEAEERNRLYRLRKALQDRLDPVERAIGEEEARKTQVEALLCDPAVLGDSSRVQDLMKELRLLQESLKTRYEEWEALSLEMEAID